In Phoenix dactylifera cultivar Barhee BC4 chromosome 11, palm_55x_up_171113_PBpolish2nd_filt_p, whole genome shotgun sequence, the following are encoded in one genomic region:
- the LOC120112347 gene encoding probable L-type lectin-domain containing receptor kinase S.5, which yields MGAPLPLLRLSSAAAAAAAAALLLLLLLHLPPTAAAAAALNFSFPSFDISEAHTNLTMVDDANINQGALQLTPDTLNSVEYLVNKSGRVLLSHSFTLWRDLPAPSTNSTTIADADAAGSGGKHVASFNTTFSINVYRVDNATPGEGLAFIIAPELDMPARSDAGFLGLTNATLNGDPNNHLVAVEFDTFKQPYDPDNNHVGLDINNVSSIAYASLTPFGIQIAPSVATNYTIWIDYDGGDRHIWVYMAVQGKPKPSFSVLNSSLDLGAHLLRESYFGFSASTGSEYQLNCILSWSLTVEDLSEGNDGSRGWPAWKFAVAIGVPAAAALVLGLLVFFYMRRRPVGDDPSLLIDKLKSLPGQPKEFMFDELKKATNNFDEKLKLGQGGFGMVYKGVLPGDNPGEKIEVAVKKFSRENSKGGQDDFIHELSIINRLRHKHLVRLVGWCHKIGVLLLVYDYMPNGSLDQHLFGGDDRPLLSWERRYNIIAGVASALHYLHNEYDQKVVHRDLKASNVMLDAAFHARLGDFGLARAIDIDKTSYTERELGGVPGTMGYIAPECFHTGRATRESDVFAFGAVVLETVCGRRPRCDVAGFQFLADWVWKLYRERRLLDAVDPRLAYADDYVAADVERLLLLGLACSLPTPADRPKTATIVQIISRSVDPPAVPPFKPPFVWPAAGPIDDEGAEDGESSRLTSTVVTSSYCPSSSGWTPRYISTEGHVEASDALV from the exons ATGGGCGCACCTCTGCCCCTCCTCCGcctctcctccgccgccgccgccgccgccgccgccgccctcctcctccttcttctcctccatctcccccccaccgccgctgccgccgccgccctcAACTTCTCCTTCCCCTCCTTTGATATATCCGAGGCCCACACCAACCTCACCATGGTTGACGACGCCAACATCAACCAGGGCGCCCTCCAGCTCACCCCCGACACCCTCAACAGCGTCGAATACCTCGTCAACAAGTCCGGCCGCGTCCTTCTCAGCCACTCTTTTACCCTGTGGCGAGACCTCCCCGCTCCCTCCACCAATTCCACCACCATCGCCGACGCCGACGCAGCCGGCAGCGGCGGCAAGCACGTCGCCTCCTTCAACACGACGTTCTCCATCAACGTCTACCGCGTCGACAACGCCACACCCGGCGAGGGCTTGGCCTTCATCATCGCCCCGGAGCTCGACATGCCCGCCCGCAGCGATGCCGGCTTCCTCGGCCTCACCAACGCCACCCTCAACGGCGACCCCAACAACCACCTCGTCGCCGTCGAGTTCGACACCTTCAAGCAGCCCTACGACCCCGACAACAACCACGTCGGCCTCGACATCAACAACGTCTCCTCCATCGCCTACGCCTCGCTGACCCCGTTCGGCATCCAAATCGCTCCATCCGTCGCCACCAACTACACCATCTGGATCGACTACGATGGCGGCGACCGCCACATCTGGGTCTACATGGCGGTCCAGGGCAAGCCGAAGCCGAGCTTTTCCGTGCTTAATTCGTCGCTCGACCTCGGCGCGCACCTTCTTAGAGAGTCGTACTTTGGCTTCTCGGCCTCTACCGGGAGCGAGTACCAGCTCAACTGCATTCTCTCTTGGAGTCTAACCGTCGAGGATCTCTCTGAAGGCAATGATGGTAGCAGAGGCTGGCCTGCCTGGAAGTTCGCCGTGGCGATCGGTGTTCCGGCGGCGGCCGCCTTGGTACTAGGCCTCCTGGTGTTCTTTTATATGAGGAGGCGCCCGGTGGGGGACGACCCCAGCTTGTTGATTGACAAGTTGAAGAGTCTGCCGGGGCAACCAAAGGAGTTCATGTTTGATGAGCTAAAGAAAGCTACGAATAACTTTGATGAGAAATTGAAGCTTGGACAAGGGGGATTTGGGATGGTGTACAAGGGAGTGCTGCCGGGGGACAACCCGGGAGAGAAGATTGAGGTGGCTGTGAAGAAGTTTTCGAGGGAGAACAGCAAGGGTGGTCAAGACGACTTCATTCACGAGCTCAGTATCATCAATCGCCTCCGCCACAAGCATCTCGTCCGTTTAGTTG GGTGGTGTCATAAGATTGGTGTTCTGCTCTTGGTGTATGATTACATGCCGAACGGCAGCCTAGACCAGCACCTGTTCGGCGGCGACGACAGGCCTCTGCTCAGCTGGGAGCGGCGCTACAACATCATCGCCGGCGTGGCCTCGGCCCTCCACTACCTCCACAACGAGTACGACCAAAAGGTGGTGCACCGCGACCTGAAGGCCTCCAACGTCATGCTGGACGCCGCCTTCCACGCCCGCCTCGGCGACTTCGGCCTCGCCCGCGCCATCGACATCGACAAGACCTCCTACACCGAGCGCGAGCTCGGCGGGGTCCCAGGCACCATGGGCTACATCGCCCCGGAGTGCTTCCACACCGGCCGCGCCACCCGGGAGTCCGACGTCTTCGCCTTCGGCGCCGTCGTCCTCGAGACCGTCTGCGGGCGCCGCCCCCGCTGCGACGTCGCCGGATTCCAGTTCCTCGCCGACTGGGTCTGGAAGCTATACCGGGAGCGCCGCCTCCTCGACGCCGTGGACCCCCGCCTCGCCTACGCCGACGATTACGTGGCCGCCGACGTCGAGCGGCTCCTCCTGCTCGGGTTGGCGTGCAGCCTCCCCACCCCGGCGGATCGGCCGAAGACGGCGACGATAGTCCAGATCATATCCCGGTCGGTGGATCCGCCGGCGGTTCCCCCGTTCAAGCCGCCGTTCGTGTGGCCGGCGGCGGGGCCCATCGACGACGAGGGGGCGGAGGACGGGGAGTCGAGTAGGTTGACCAGCACCGTGGTGACGTCGTCCTACTGTCCGTCATCCTCGGGGTGGACCCCACGGTATATCAGCAC
- the LOC120103905 gene encoding probable L-type lectin-domain containing receptor kinase S.5, producing the protein MTKSPNIHHLSFLSLLLLLLHLPKARSETNATSSVSYETHVFPYFTGDDGNTNLSIRADASISQGALQITPDSSNVGPYLVNKSGRVFFKDPFKLWEDRDHPLRYVASFNITFSINIYRPDNTTPGEGLAFVIAPDTANPPPGSDGGYLGLTNATTDGNSSNNFVAVELDTVKESYDPDDNHVGLNLNSVASNITTPLTPLNITIATLGNGINYTVWIDYDGAARHISVYMAVRGRSKPNLAVLNTSLDISNYVRQWSYFGFSASTGITYQLNCVLDWNITVEKLPDDRNPGWWKWYLAGGLVLGALVVAMLLLVARSKRRKRVGVLDRRVLSDKLKSLPGMPREFKFETLKKATNKFDTKMKLGEGGFGEVYMGLLRAENDVTVAVKKFSRASSKGQDDFLAELTIINCLRHKHLVPLRGWCHKNGVLLLVYEYMPNGSLDQHLFGGPSRPLLSWDRRYNILTGVASALHYLHYEYNQMVVHRDIKCSNIMLDSAFDARLGDFGLARALNTDKTSYTDIDVAGTRGYIAPECLLTHKFTRESDVYAFGAVILAVVCGCGPIFANFQPLVDWVWRFHREGRILDAVDPLLGTGYKPEEAERLLLLGLACSHPSPGERPKTQAIVQIISNSAPPPEVPPLKPAFVLPAEAIDEGDTSSRLTSSAGTSSAGEWFRQSLSLDVQEGESDSSSLQGEGIRNQR; encoded by the exons ATGACCAAATCACCAAACATCCATCacctttccttcctctccctcctcctcctcctcctccaccttccCAAGGCTCGTTCGGAGACGAACGCCACCTCTTCCGTCTCCTACGAGACCCACGTATTCCCCTACTTCACCGGGGACGACGGGAACACCAACCTCAGCATCCGGGCCGACGCCAGCATCTCCCAGGGCGCCCTCCAAATCACCCCTGACAGCTCCAACGTCGGCCCTTACCTCGTCAACAAGTCCGGCCGGGTGTTCTTTAAGGATCCTTTCAAACTCTGGGAGGACCGAGACCACCCCCTTCGGTACGTCGCCTCCTTCAACATCACCTTCTCCATCAACATCTACCGCCCGGACAACACGACCCCCGGCGAAGGCTTGGCCTTCGTCATCGCTCCCGACACCGCGAATCCCCCGCCGGGCAGCGATGGCGGATACCTCGGCCTCACCAACGCCACCACCGACGGCAACTCCTCCAACAACTTCGTCGCTGTCGAGCTAGACACGGTGAAGGAGAGCTACGACCCCGACGACAACCACGTCGGCCTCAACTTAAACAGCGTCGCCTCGAACATCACAACCCCGCTGACGCCATTAAACATCACGATCGCCACCCTAGGAAATGGCATCAACTACACCGTGTGGATCGATTACGATGGCGCCGCTCGCCATATCTCGGTCTACATGGCCGTCCGCGGCCGATCGAAGCCAAACCTCGCCGTCCTCAATACCTCGCTCGACATCAGCAACTACGTCCGACAGTGGTCCTACTTCGGGTTCTCGGCCTCCACCGGCATCACGTACCAGCTCAACTGCGTGCTAGACTGGAACATAACGGTCGAAAAGCTCCCCGACGACCGGAACCCGGGCTGGTGGAAGTGGTACCTCGCCGGTGGTCTGGTTCTTGGGGCACTGGTGGTAGCTATGCTGCTCTTGGTGGCCCGGtctaagagaagaaagagggtggGGGTGTTGGACCGCCGGGTATTGAGCGACAAGCTCAAGAGCCTCCCAGGGATGCCGAGGGAGTTCAAGTTTGAGACCCTCAAGAAGGCTACCAATAAATTTGATACGAAGATGAAGCTAGGAGAAGGGGGATTTGGGGAAGTGTACATGGGGTTGCTCCGGGCGGAGAACGACGTAACGGTGGCAGTGAAGAAGTTCTCGAGGGCCAGCAGCAAAGGCCAGGATGACTTCCTGGCCGAGCTCACCATCATCAATTGCCTACGCCACAAGCACCTTGTCCCCCTGCGCG GGTGGTGCCATAAAAACGGCGTGCTGCTTCTGGTCTACGAGTACATGCCCAACGGCAGCCTGGACCAGCACCTCTTCGGCGGCCCCAGCCGGCCGCTGCTCAGCTGGGACCGCCGCTACAACATCCTCACCGGCGTCGCCTCCGCCCTCCATTACCTCCACTACGAGTACAATCAGATGGTCGTCCACCGCGACATCAAGTGCTCCAATATCATGCTCGACTCCGCCTTCGACGCCCGCCTCGGGGACTTCGGCCTCGCCCGCGCCCTCAACACCGACAAGACCTCCTACACCGACATCGACGTCGCCGGCACCAGGGGCTACATCGCTCCAGAATGCCTCCTCACTCACAAGTTCACGCGAGAGTCCGATGTCTATGCCTTTGGCGCCGTCATCCTCGCGGTCGTCTGCGGCTGCGGCCCGATCTTCGCCAACTTCCAGCCCCTGGTCGACTGGGTCTGGCGGTTCCACCGCGAGGGCCGAATTCTCGACGCCGTCGATCCCCTGCTTGGGACTGGATACAAGCCGGAGGAGGCAGAGAGGTTGCTCCTCCTTGGTTTGGCCTGCAGCCACCCGAGCCCCGGAGAGCGGCCCAAGACGCAGGCCATCGTGCAGATCATTTCCAATTCGGCCCCGCCGCCGGAGGTGCCCCCATTAAAGCCGGCTTTCGTGTTGCCGGCGGAGGCCATCGACGAGGGGGACACGTCGAGCAGGTTGACCAGCAGTGCCGGGACGTCGTCGGCCGGCGAGTGGTTCAGGCAGAGCCTCAGCCTGGACGTGCAGGAGGGGGAGAGCGACAGCTCCAGCCTCCAGGGTGAGGGGATAAGGAATCAAAGATGA